The genomic segment TGAAGAAAAATTTTTCCAATCCTTTCGGAAGAACAGTGAGAAGTTGTTTGCTTAATTCCGCGCGAACATCTGTTGCAAATCCCGGTGCAATGTAAGGAAGTGATGCGGCTTGTTCCTGAATTGCTTTTACCACCGCTTGATTTTTGTACCCAAGCGTAACACACATTAACTGCGAAGAAAAGTCAAGATATTTTTTCCCGCTTGCATCAATAAAATACACTCCTTCCGCATCAACGACGTGAAGCGGTTTCCAATTTTTTTGAAATCGCCACGTTCCGTATGTGTATTTTGCCGTAAGTTCAGAAACGGAAAGTTGTTGTGGTTCTTGTTCGTTCATAAAATTGTTTTGCGTTCGTTTGAGTTTGAAAAATTATTTTCTCGTTGCTTTGTAAAGAACAGTTTTTTCTCTTACAACAAATCCCATCGGTTCTTTTTTCGGAAGCGGAGGTGGTTCAAGTAATCTTCTCATTGCGCTGAAAACAAGTTTGAATTGTCCGTCGTATCTTTTTTCCATTTCATCAATTCGTCGCGAGAGTTCTTTATTGTTTGAATACATTTGCCGCAACTTGACGAAAGTTTTCATTATTTGAATGTTCACCTGAATTGCGCGTTTACTTTTGAGAACACTTGATAACATTGCAACACCAAGTTCTGTAAATGCATACGGTAATTGATATGAAAATTTTAAGTCTTGGAGGTGGTCACAATTTGTTACCACCTTTTTTCGTTCTTCTTTTGTAAGTTGAAACATAAACTCTTTGGGAAATCGTTCAATGTTTCGTTTTACTGCTTGATTTAAAACTTTTGTTTGAACGTGATAGAGTTCAGCCAAATCACGGTCAATCAATATTTTTTCTCCGCGAAGAAAGATTATTCGATTTTCAATTCTTTCGATGGGAACGATTGCTTTCACTGAAAATTGAATTTACGATTTCTCCACTGCACTAATTGCACCATATTCTTCCGGTCTTCTGTCGCGGAAAAATTGCCACGTATCTCTCACTTCTTGAATTTCATCTAAGTTTAAGTCTGCAACGACGAGAAAATCTTTATCGCGCGGCGCTTCTGCAATTATTTTTCCACGCGGATTACAGAAATAACTTTGTCCGTAAAATTCTCCGATGTTCCACGGCGCTTCAAATCCTACACGATTAATTGCTCCTACAAAATATCCATTCGCAACTGCGTGCGCGGGTTGTTCGAGTTTCCACAAATATTCTGAAAGTCCGGCAACAGTTGCGGAAGGATTGAAAATAATTTCTGCGCCATTCAGTCCAAGAATACGCGCGCCTTCGGGAAAATGTCTATCGTAACAAATGTAAACTCCGATATCAGCATACGCAGTTTTAAAAACAGGAAAGCCAAGATTTCCCGGTTTGAAATAAAACTTTTCCCAAAATCCGGGTTCAACTTGAGGAATATGATGTTTGCGATATTTGCCGAGATATTTTCCATCAGCATCAATTATCGCAGCCGTGTTGTAATAGATACCTGAAATTTCTTCTTCGTAAATCGGAAGAACGATTACCATCGAATATTTCTTTGCAATCTCTTGAAACATTTTCGTCGTTGGTCCATCGGGAATTTTTTCGACGAGCGCATACCATTTCTTTTTTTGTTCCGCGCAAAAATATGGACCATAAAATAATTCTTGCATACAGAGTATTTGTACACCCTTTTTAGCGGCTTCGTCAATCACTGCAAGATGTTTTTCAATCATTGCTTTTTTGATGACTTCGATTGGTTGTTCGGAAGATGTTGCGAGCGTGGTTTGAATTAATCCACCGCGAACGATTCGGGACATAAATTCTCCGCTGTGTATTTAAGAGTGAGTTGATATTTTTTGGAAAAATAAAAAAAACTTCTATTGAAGTTTATTTTGTTGGCGAAAATATAAAGAGATTTGCGAAAGGGAAAAACTGTATGTTCAGTTTTTTTGAGCAAGGAGGAGAGAAGAAACGAGAGGTTCGAGAAGAAAGAAATTCTTCGTTACAAAACGTATACCATTATTTTATCCAGCATCATTAATGCAATAAGAAGTGGGAAATAAACAATTGAAGCAAGCAAAAGTCGTTTTGCGTTTGTGTTTGATTTATCTTTCACCAGTAAAATTCCGTAAGCAAGAAATCCAAGACCAATAACTATCGCGCCAAAGAAATATATTTTTCCTGTGAGTTGAAAAATTGTTGGAAGAATGCTTGTAGGAATTAGAACGATGCAATGAATCAATATTTGAAAACTTGTGCTTTTTCCTTCAGGTTCAATAACAGGCAAAAAGGGAAAACCTGCTCGCTCATAATCTTTCCTGTACATCCATGCGATAGAAAGGAAATGCGGTATTTGCCAAATGAAAAGTATGGCAAATAACGTCCATGCTTCAATGGAGATTTCATTTCGAACAGCAGTCCATCCCATCAGCGGGGGAACTGCTCCGGGGAAACTTCCGATGATTGTTGATAATGAAGTAATTTTTTTTGATGGCGTGTAAATAAAAAGGTAACCGCCGATTGTTGCGGCTCCTAAAACGCTTGTTAGTAGATTGACAAATTGTGCAAGATAGAAAATTCCTGTTACGGAACAGAGAATTCCGAATAATAATCCGTCGTGATATGAAATTTTTCCCAAAGGAATCGGTCGAA from the Ignavibacteria bacterium genome contains:
- a CDS encoding acyltransferase, whose protein sequence is MSRIVRGGLIQTTLATSSEQPIEVIKKAMIEKHLAVIDEAAKKGVQILCMQELFYGPYFCAEQKKKWYALVEKIPDGPTTKMFQEIAKKYSMVIVLPIYEEEISGIYYNTAAIIDADGKYLGKYRKHHIPQVEPGFWEKFYFKPGNLGFPVFKTAYADIGVYICYDRHFPEGARILGLNGAEIIFNPSATVAGLSEYLWKLEQPAHAVANGYFVGAINRVGFEAPWNIGEFYGQSYFCNPRGKIIAEAPRDKDFLVVADLNLDEIQEVRDTWQFFRDRRPEEYGAISAVEKS
- the cyoE gene encoding protoheme IX farnesyltransferase, with product MKALSTTSLPLSHYISTMRNFYELSKPGITYLALTTTFAGFALGSVNSLDLLLLMHTLIGTALIAAGGGSLNMVMEYEIDALMNRTKLRPIPLGKISYHDGLLFGILCSVTGIFYLAQFVNLLTSVLGAATIGGYLFIYTPSKKITSLSTIIGSFPGAVPPLMGWTAVRNEISIEAWTLFAILFIWQIPHFLSIAWMYRKDYERAGFPFLPVIEPEGKSTSFQILIHCIVLIPTSILPTIFQLTGKIYFFGAIVIGLGFLAYGILLVKDKSNTNAKRLLLASIVYFPLLIALMMLDKIMVYVL
- a CDS encoding ORF6N domain-containing protein, translating into MKAIVPIERIENRIIFLRGEKILIDRDLAELYHVQTKVLNQAVKRNIERFPKEFMFQLTKEERKKVVTNCDHLQDLKFSYQLPYAFTELGVAMLSSVLKSKRAIQVNIQIMKTFVKLRQMYSNNKELSRRIDEMEKRYDGQFKLVFSAMRRLLEPPPLPKKEPMGFVVREKTVLYKATRK